A single window of Eucalyptus grandis isolate ANBG69807.140 chromosome 1, ASM1654582v1, whole genome shotgun sequence DNA harbors:
- the LOC104435631 gene encoding 60S ribosomal protein L12, translated as MPPKFDPSQVVDVYVRVTGGEVGAASSLAPKIGPLGLSPKKIGEDIAKETAKDWKGLRVTVKLTVQNRQAKVSVVPSAAALVIKALKEPERDRKKTKNIKHNGNISLDDVIEIAKVMKPRSMAKDLSGTVKEILGTCVSVGCTVDGKDPKDLQEEISDGDVEIPLD; from the coding sequence ATGCCGCCGAAGTTCGACCCCTCGCAGGTCGTCGACGTCTACGTCCGTGTGACCGGCGGCGAGGTCGGCGCGGCCAGCTCCCTGGCCCCCAAGATCGGGCCCCTCGGCCTCTCCCCGAAGAAGATCGGTGAGGACATCGCCAAGGAGACCGCCAAGGACTGGAAGGGCCTCCGGGTCACCGTGAAGCTCACCGTCCAGAACCGGCAGGCCAAGGTCTCGGTGGTCCCGTCCGCGGCCGCCCTCGTGATCAAGGCCCTCAAGGAGCCCGAGCGCGACCGGAAGAAGACCAAGAACATCAAGCACAACGGCAACATCTCGCTCGACGACGTCATCGAGATCGCCAAGGTGATGAAGCCGAGGTCCATGGCCAAGGATCTCAGCGGGACGGTGAAGGAGATCCTCGGGACGTGCGTGTCCGTCGGGTGTACGGTCGACGGGAAGGACCCCAAGGATCTGCAGGAGGAGATTTCAGACGGCGACGTCGAGATTCCCCtggattga